The following is a genomic window from Fibrobacter sp. UWR4.
TCAGGGTAGATAAGCTTTAAAGCTTTTTGAAACCATCCTTCGGGGTGGTTTCTTTTTTTGTAGCGGGTAAAACCACAAGGTTTCCTTTGGAACCCCTCTTAGATTCGGGTAGAAATGCTTCTGTGAGCAAAATAAAAGACCTGGTGTGAACCAGGTCTTTTATAGCAATGTGACGCCTTCGGCGTCATAGCTCTGTGGCTTGGTCATACGAACATAAATGTTCGTGCGACTCTCGCCTTTAGAGGAGTTCTGCGATCTGAACGGCGTTGAGAGCTGCGCCCTTACGGATCTGGTCACCGGTGAGCCACAGGGTGTTACCGCAATCGTCTGCCAGGTCCTTACGGATACGGCCAACGTAAACATTGTCATGGCCAGCGCTTTCTAGCGGCATGGGGTAGACGTAGTTCTGCGGATCGTCCTTCAGGGTTACGCCCGGAGCGTTCTTCAGGGCTTCGCGGATCTGTTCGACGGAAACCGGCTTTTCGGTTTCGAACCAGACGGATTCGGAGTGGGAACGGAGAGAGCTAACGCGCACGCAAGTTGCACTGGTGCGAACATCAGAGTGCATGATCTTGCGAGTTTCGTTGTACATCTTCATTTCTTCCTTGGTGTAGTCATTTTCAGTCATCTTGTCGATCTGCGGAATGACGTTGTATGCCAGCTGGAAGGGGAACTTCTTGATGTGAGTGGTAGTACCGGTTTCAAGAATGTCCTTGTACTGCTGCTGGAGTTCTTCCATGGCGACAGCACCTGCACCACTTGCGCTCTGGTAGGAGGAAATGTGGATCTTCTTGATGTGGGAAATCTTTTCGATGGGGTTGAGAACGACGACCATCATGATGGTGGTGCAGTTCGGGTTTGCGATAATGCCGCAACCGCCGTTTTCTGCCTTATGGAGAGGAATGTCATAAGCGTTCAC
Proteins encoded in this region:
- a CDS encoding aspartate-semialdehyde dehydrogenase gives rise to the protein MIRNVAIMGATGAVGQELLSILEQRNFPLQNLKLLASERSVGKEFTFKGEKLKVELTCADAFKGVDLVLSSAGAAVSKEFAPIAVENGAVVVDNTSYFRMMDNVPLVVPEVNAYDIPLHKAENGGCGIIANPNCTTIMMVVVLNPIEKISHIKKIHISSYQSASGAGAVAMEELQQQYKDILETGTTTHIKKFPFQLAYNVIPQIDKMTENDYTKEEMKMYNETRKIMHSDVRTSATCVRVSSLRSHSESVWFETEKPVSVEQIREALKNAPGVTLKDDPQNYVYPMPLESAGHDNVYVGRIRKDLADDCGNTLWLTGDQIRKGAALNAVQIAELL